atgttaattgagtgtatggtgagtccCAATGTTTAGTTCATGTTACCCGGTGACTAACtgatcaaatgaactaaatctttcagtcacctttacttgtcttatgtttttaggataaaataaaatccaggtaccgaagtgtgaattatggtaaagttcgggtaccattaatgtaattaactcatgaaactcgcattgaccggtcataaccggtaaaaatatactaaattgtccggtcatcgttacttcaggtatatttttgggacaaaatgtaatctaggtaccaaagtgtaaactatgtaaagttcaggtaccattggtgtagtttACCCAGTAGCTATAAGGTAATTAGAATCCGTGTGGTTCACATGAACATGTTTATTTATTGTTACTGATAGGTAGTGGATACTAGTTGATTTTTCTGTTAATAGCAGTTGTTTCGAATTTCTACAAACGTTTTTTTATCTTCTGTTTAGAgaatctccaagagactcttagtgcactctctaaaaataatataaataattgactctttgTGATTTAAGAGTAATTAAGATAACTgtactccttatttattattttataattaaattattaatgattgttatatttaccaatagtgaaaggagagAGATCCTTtaacaataaattattaataaaaaaataaagttatgagACATTAAGAGGTGGAaagaggctctctattaatagagaggatgaagaggctcttagtgatttgaggagccactaagagactgttggagttgatttttaattctctctcctcaaattttaatttgaaagCCAAACTAAGATGCTTTTGGAGATGTTCTTAgaattaaaagacaaaaagtaGTTAAACAAATGGAAACAAACAAATAATTGTTATCTGGTGTGAAACTATCCTCACTCTTAAAGGTGCTTAGAAGCGAGTTAGTTCTAaatggcctaatacatcaccagatccctgaacttatccataaaagtagattgactctctgaactttgttagtgtctcaccagctcccaaaacttgcttatttcgtatcaccaccTTCTTAAACTTGTATatagtagattagctccctgcACTTTGCAAGAGTCTCACTAGCtctttaaacttgtttatttcgtaacaacaaaatacaaaaacttattaaacctaaaattCAGGTACATCCATCACACTTTTTTACGTCTACACTTACATGCTCAAAATTATGCCATCGTGTTCCCTTAAAAATTCAAGGAGTCGAATTTATGGTTGATCTGCACGTGCTACTAATCAAATGGCCAAATATCCTATTAGGTGTCCAATGGCTTCAAGAATTAGGAGAGGTAACACACAACTATAGATGTGTGTTGATTGAGACCATTTTCATAATGATTTCCCTACTTACCACCTTGAGGACAAGGTGTTTTCTTATGACAATGAATGATATGGACGAAGCTGCGATTAACAATGGAATTACCAACACGGACACATTAATACGACGATCCAAGAGGTGCGTGAAACCATCTCGTTATCTGGGCCTGATTACATTAACTAAAAGATACTAGTTATGGTTAATGATTTTTCCTTACCTATTTAGgattaattatgtttatttatCTGTTTAGGATTAACCTTTTATTATCTGTTTAAGATTAGGTTTTCAATTCCTTTACCTAGTTATATTATAATCATCCTTGTCTATGTTAAACTTTAGGCATCAAATTATCAATGGAATTTGCTATTctttaaaagttgagaaaagttATTGTTTCAATTCCTTCCACCCAAAAAGATTCATCTCGATACTCCCTGGAGCGTATCAGTATCcccataattaaaataaaaaataaaaatgggatattattttgttatatcCATACGTATCCACGGTATCCCCGATATACCGTGTGTCAGGAGTATCCAATATGCGTATATCAACCTCTTAAAAGTACATGTACTTCGTAGAGCATTAACTTAAAAAAACGGATGTAAAACAAAATCATTTTCAATTAAGGAATTTACTAAAATACAAGAAAAACATCCCATCTAACTCTATTAACTAAAAATGGATGTAAAACAAAATCATTTCCAATTAAGGAACGTACCAAAAAATACAAGAAAAACATCCCATGCCTCAAAATTTTATCCAATTAACTCTAAAACGTATCTTCGAAATATCTCCATATATCCCCACGTAAAAATAATTcccataattaaaataaaaaaataaaaaggtgaTATTTTTTTACTGTATATGTACGTATATCCGGTATCCCTGATGTATCCGTGTTTTAAGAGTTTTCAGTATATATATGTCAACCTCTTAAAATATGTCAACCTCTGAAAAGTACCGGTTGATAATAGATCATTACCTTAAAATGGATGTAAAACAAAATCATTTCCAATTAAGGAACTTACTAAAATACAAGAAAAACATCCCATCTAAATCtattaactaaaaaaaactcTCAACAAGCCTCAAAATTTGACAACGTATGAGAAGCTAAAGTAGTAATGAGTTTAGCTAAAGACCTAAGATTAAAACCAATAATTGTATCAGCAAAATAGCAAGTATCTTCCTTACAACTCCAAGAAGGTATATCAACAACGTAAGACTCAATCAAAACAGTCTTGCTCATTCCACCATGTTCATCTTTTTCACTTTCATGTAAAGTTATTGTGGACTTATAATTTTCAAGCATATCATCTCCTCCAATTCTACTAACTATCATTAAACAAGAAGCATCATCAAGATCATCCAGCTTCTCTGTGATTGTTTTCCCGGCCAACCCAGAAACTAGCTCAAGTTCACGTACACTTCCAACTCCGGTACCGTTGCCGGCGAGGATTGTGCAGGTCTTGATGAAACCTTTGTAGGATCTTGGGTTATCAAATTGCTTGATGATTGACCAAACAAGAGGGAGAGCTGCATCAAATGTTTGAACTTTGCTTGAACCACACTGGTTTCTTGAGAGGTTTGGGCTATGGTATTTCCTCATCATTGATGCCTCTGTTTTTACCAACATTCTTATAGAATTTCTTTCTCGTTGAGTTCATTTTAAGACCAACTTAGATATAGTTGcatatttttaggttttaacTCGGTTGGTTTTGTCTTGTTATTTGGGTAAATAACACCCATATCAttgaattttatctattttaatattgtaGCTGTCGAAACCTCACGTCTTAAAATAACTGTTAAAGCTCTCaagataaaaaaattttaaaaagttaataatattttaaagaattttaattttttaaaattttttatttttaagattaaatattatttaattaggaGATAGTAAATTTAAGTTTTAACTCCTCAATTCGAAAACTTAGATGTACTTTCAGATTATGGTATTTTCTCATCATTGATGCTTCTGTTTTTACCAACATTCTTTTAAGATTATTTTAGAATTTACTTCTCGTTGAGTTCATTTTTAGACAACCTTAGATGTACTTACAGTTTTAGGTTTTAACTCGGTTAGTTttgtcttgttctttttcttcacagaaaaacaaacaaaaaaaatatctactagatatttaatttaaataatgcaGTAATTCCATCTTGTGGACCCAAATTCACCAAAAATAGGGCAACACTAAAGGCTACTACGTCACCAATTAATTCCTCTGTTAGTCCGTTGGCATCTCCAAAGTGGTTGTTTGGGAGGTGACAAAGGTTACTTTCTGttgtttagtttttctttttttttggtgatgttatttttttaaggcataatatattgtttgttgttgaatttgtttaaaaagattgattgacgtctcaatttacataaaatgtttagttaacCTTTTGAACTggtataaaatgtaatcaattaacattcagttgtaaaaaaagtaagttaaatacggaagacgTGTTGCACGTGCCTTATAATGTTATTACATGTttcacaaaataaattaaaacatattaaaaaaagttcatacttttcaattgtaaaacttTTTCtcctctaatattagaattgtATACATTGACCTtgatcattttattttttaagataCGTGTCATGTGTCATTAGGATAACAATTATATTAAGTCTTCATCCAAATTATGTGAATTTCACCAATTAGGATAGATCAGAAGCCAAATATGAtatgatcaaataataaatcaaaggtcaaatgatgaaattttaaataaatcaaggACCAAATAGTAGATTAAGCCCAACAACTTGCTTCAATTGTTTTCTTGTTCTTTCAcgttatattttcttataaattGAGATTTGCAAGTTAGTTCTTCGACCTCCATCTTAAAGCCATTAGTTTTCAATTTCTTTAGTTTTAAGAAATGCATTGAAACTCTTATATTGTATTAAAATAGTTTTATCGTGCATTGAAACTCTTATTTTCTTTTGCAATTTCTAAACACAGATTGATTGACTTATTATATACGAGATGAAAGCATCTCCTAGTTGACCAGCGATAGTGCTGCCATCTAGCTTGAAATTGGGTCAATAAGTTAACCTTGGGTCAAGTTTTCTTCTTTTAACTTCAATTTCTGATCAAGCTTGAAatgtactttgtaaaaaataagttgcgtttttttatcattttatctttatttcctcaaactccgcctgtgagggtcacttggtggcctttacagccggtcccaagcccggacaaaggaggagggttgcggtaggtttgtggcggccagcgtaaaacttagccacatcttatgacatgaaccataatataaataccgttggggcgttccctactcagcgacgcgctgcacttcctagacccgggtgtagtgataaatgtgcaagggttgctaggtcgtcgccccgaagcggcgcgccaccccaggacccgggggtggtgtcaaatatgcaagggttacgggtaaataagctagtccacggtaatggtaggggtaggggtaagggtagtaggttacgctttgggacatggaacataggttctttgacaggaagattagctgaaattgtagatgttatgaagaggaggagaataaatatattatgcctacaagaaaccaagtgggttggagccaaggctagagagatagctccttggggttataagctttggtactcaggaaaggataagggtagaaatggagtaggtattcttattgatagggagtatattgatgaggtagtagcggtgtctaggaagagcgatagaattatgagtgttaagctagtgataggggatgaggttgtgaatgtcattagtgcatatgcgccacaaataggattagatgtgtctataagacaagctttttgggatgacttagaggaagtggtgcaacaggttcctagggatgaaaaaatggtactagggggtgatctcaatggacacgtgggttctaggcgagatgggtttgagagtgttcatggagggtatggttttggagataagaatgaagcaggaaatgatattttggaattcgcatcagcctatgacttgagtatcatgaacacatggtttatgaagagaacatcccacttagtgacttatcggagtggcggtaatgcgagccaaattgacttcttcttagtaaggagtgcttggagaaagagttatattgattgtaaggtgatccctggtgagagtacgacaacccaacatagagtagtggtgctagattttcgaagtaggaaatgtataagaaaacaaacacctcaagtagagactaagattaagtggtggaaattgcaaggggagaatcaacaaaaatttgtggatgagatgaccaaaaaagatatttggacttgcaatatggattcagatatagattcaatatggaataagatggagcatagtataagggaagtagcgaaggaagttctaggggaatctaaaggtagcatgccaccgggtaaggacacatcttggtggacagaagaagtacgacaagcagtaaagagtaagagagaatcctataaactattggggaaatgtaggagtgacgagaactacgaaaaatacaaagaggctaaaagggaagtaaagaaggtcatacgagatgctagagcaaaggtgaatcgggatctgtatacaagattggatacgaaagaaggggaaagagacatatatagaattgctcggatgagagataggaagacgcgagatctcggaaaagttaaatgtgtgaaggatgtggaccagaaagtcctagttggagataaggatatcaaggaacgatggaggtcctattttgatgacttatttaatggagatcgccaacaagatgttggagatataagtatccatcacgatatgataaatcatgaatgcctgcggagaattcaaaagggtgaagtcaaaatggcattaagtaagatgaagttgaagaaagcagtaggacctgatggcatccctattgagatttggagatgtttgggagaaagaggaatcgaatggttgacgacgttcttcaacaaaatttggagaaacaataagatgccatcagaatggaggaaaagtaccttaatccctttgtataagaacaaaggcgatgtccaagattgtgccaactatcggggaatcaaattaatgagtcacactatgaaactttgggagcgagtgattgaggacggtgaagatctcggaaaaccagtttggctttatgccgggaagatcaactatggaagccatccatctaatgagacaattaatggagcactatcgaaataagaagaaagacttgcatatggttttcattgacttggagaaagcatatgataaggtaccaagggaagtactttggtgggccttgataaggaaaggcatttcgcggaaatatattgacatcataaaggacatgtatgagggagtatgcacgagtgtacgtactagtgttgggaaaactgaagagtttcctattacgattggagtgcatcaaggttccgcactaagcccatttctttttgccatcgttatggatgaactaacaagttcacttcaagatggtataccatggtgcatgctgtttgcagatgatattgtgttggttgatgagacgaaagaaggagtggagatgaagttggaactatggaggcaaactctagaatctagaggctttaagttgagtcgaagtaagacagaatatttggagtgtaagtttagcggccgtaggagtagggaggcagggacaatcaccctagatgggagagttgttcaggcctcggattgcttccggtatttaggatctattatccaaacggatggagaagtagatggagatgttgcccataggattaaagctggttggtcgaagtggaagagtgctacgggtttcctttgtgatcccggcatgcctaatagattgaagggaaaattctaccggaaggcaattagaccagcattgttatatggtacggagtgttgggcagtgaaacactgccacatccataagatgtcggtggcggagatgcgtatgttgagatggatgtgtggtcacacgagaaaggaccgggtgcgtaatgaaataattaggacaaaagtaggggttacatctattgagaataaaatgagagaaaaccgactaaggtggtttggccatgtgagacgtagagcgcttgatgcgccggttaggagaaccgaagagtggcaaagggatgtagtggtgaggggtaggggaagacctaagcaaacttggaggagggtgatcgagagtgatatgagtttattgggaattgaggaaaatatggtagtggataggacggagtggagggagcgaatctgtgtcgctgacacgacttgattttcacggttttatatgatggttcatgttagccgaccccgaatcatttcgggactaaggctttgttgttgttgttgttgtatcttTATTTCCTCACCTTACAatgaatgaattttttttactgctTGTGAAATTAAAGCTAGGGTCATGCTTGCCTATTCTAGCTAAGACAAGGGTAACAGATTTACATTTACATTTCGGAAAATTTCTACAATGAGCCAGGACCTGTACTGGTCATTGTCTGCAGTAGAATTTCCTCTGTTTAGTGTCACGTGCGGCCAAAAAGTCATCCACGGCACCGGGTTCAGTGATCGTGAGAATTCCGCCCGTGACATTAGTCATGGGGTCATGGCCAATTCAGTG
The window above is part of the Euphorbia lathyris chromosome 3, ddEupLath1.1, whole genome shotgun sequence genome. Proteins encoded here:
- the LOC136223672 gene encoding abscisic acid receptor PYL11-like — protein: MLVKTEASMMRKYHSPNLSRNQCGSSKVQTFDAALPLVWSIIKQFDNPRSYKGFIKTCTILAGNGTGVGSVRELELVSGLAGKTITEKLDDLDDASCLMIVSRIGGDDMLENYKSTITLHESEKDEHGGMSKTVLIESYVVDIPSWSCKEDTCYFADTIIGFNLRSLAKLITTLASHTLSNFEAC